The Magnolia sinica isolate HGM2019 chromosome 3, MsV1, whole genome shotgun sequence genome includes the window AACAAAGTAGACAACATTTCAGTTAAATGCTCTTATTTTAGTGATGGTATCAACTTTACCAcatgggccatatcaaatggtAGATATGCGAGGAAAAGAGCAATTTTCCGTAGTGAACTTGAGTGTATGTATGTTGAtattctcatgatcgtggctgtTAACGGTCACACCGATCTGTTTGGATTCTTAGTGAAAAGAGTTACGCCTTGGTTGAGATTTAAATCTTCAAAAAATTTGTTAAGCGTGTCTTACATCATGTGCGCCAATCTTCAATTGTCCAAGACTCTCAATAACCACTTTAATTGATAATATCTGACCATTCCAATGTCTAAAAATGACAGCCCCCCTTAAATCATATTGGAGAAGGTCCATTTAGATTGCCCATCAAGTGATTCGACATCACATGCCACTCGAgaacaaggtattcaataacaacTATAATGGCCATTTCTTTTTAAAAGAGAATTGCATCGGCCTTATAACGGCCCCATTGCAATTCATTCTTTACCTATCGGCCTTATAATGGCCTTATACAGCCCCGTAATGTCTAATGGCTTCCAGTAACGGTTTCCATCTTTACCGTTACATAACAGCCGTTAACCATTTTTTGCGTACGTTGTTCGAGAGTCACTTTGTTCAagcaaatcctaaccatcccatgcTCCATATCTAAGTGGCCTACACGgagatgattggaagaagatgaaaatgattTTTCCATGAAATTGCGTAGAAATGGAAACTCACTCGAGACTCAACAAGACTCATCGAGTCAACTCATAAACTCGGTCGACTGGATGGGACTCACCAGCCCACCAAGCACTTCAGCTGTGTTCAACCTTGAGTTATTTATTTAATGATAAATGTCTAAGAGATTTAATGTTTGATTATCACACAAACTAAATaacatttaattattaaaatatcaaGTTGAATTGAGAAAGGACTTAATCAAGTctttgagtcgactcagttggaCATTGAGTCAAGTGAGATATACTGCCATCCCagacaggaagaagaagaagaagaaaaaacaagaaGGTGAAATACAAAGGTGTTTTCCAAGCTTTCTTTCCAGCTTCCTAAACAAGCCCATGATAGAGAATTCAAAATTCACAAATTACCTTCTCCACAATATCAGTGGTCCTAGTTGCATcaattcacttggacagtcctaTTGATTGATCTGAACAGTCAATTAACTCAAGAACACATTTCATAATCTGCCATAAAATCTCTGTACCGAtcggatgatccagtccatccttTATGTGGTGTTATTTCCTAGAGCCAttctttttccaagccatggatgagatggtttcCATTGCCAAGCAAAAGTGATtccttagaatcataagcaatccatattGGGTGCTAAGAAATAAATGGACCAATTTTGTTAAGTGGACtgatttttgtgtaaatgatcttgaccatccatactaaaggtcattgatcaaatggttattaGATGAATATGATGTTTCCATTGTAGCTCATGAAATGTGAACTGGACTCAATGAGCAGTGTAGATCAACACATTGTGATGTGCAAGTGTTTCAATGCAACTACAAGCACTATAACTTAAGTGTCATGAGAGCACAGGATAATCTCCACTGTAAGTAATAATAGTTATTTACTATATTATAAATATGATGTATAACCTGTCACACAAGTTATGTTCCTAGCAtgattggaccaaaagaaggtggatcataaattgaccgtaacttttgatctGAGTATTGATACGGCACAACTGACCAAGTATCAAGAACCAAAcaagacgagaactcgaggatgagttcttttgaagtggaggggactgatgtaaagcgggtcgcggacactttcatgttcaagatggattagagaagcCCCGATCGgaggcaaaagtcatcaagaccatcaaaaccttaaaacagacatatctcgtaaaccggaataagttactcgacgtaccatatatgattttggggtaggacgagctactttagccaaccaacctggccatGCAGGGtggcccacgccgaatttgcattATATCAACattcgaattccatgtttattttcatttttacaatttttagcaagttttggtttgattgtaactcttcatccgttgggttttagaagttgtgtccaacatgaaaagtgtttagaaaaattaggagaataacatggttaagccacataggacacctactataaatagaaaatttactatttatagtaagttacgaattttaggaaatttttagttgtaatttaattcctaaactttttccaagtcttggtatccctatttaaagggttgtagactcgtttatcaTATTTTCtcgttcttttcctcgtggattcgaggagtcttatgaggagtcaagagaagttccgtggatttggaacagTTATCCCCACGTCCTTCCTGCGTCAAAATATAAATCTTGACAGACATGATCAGAGTTGCTTGTTGCTAGTAATTGACTCAGCAAGATCATGGGTTTGAATCTCACGCTCCGCCTATTACTTTTTATTCTGTAGAGCAACTGagtgactcggttcgagtcagcaAGCCGAACTGACAAGTGTGATGAATCTGCTAACAAGTCAAGCTCACGCTAGTTTTGTGGTGACCcagcttgaaatttcatcaagttGACTGCCCATTTTAGAACTAACGTTTTGCATACCTGCAGTAAGAGGTTAGTTTGTCAAGTAAATCCGATTTTGGGAGATATGACGCAAATACATCGGGCCCCATTAGACTAAAAAACATGCACGGGACGCCTCCAGCCGCAGCCACATACGATATCAGTGTTCCAAATTACTCCACATTTTATTAGGAGGCGGCCAAACATCATGATTGGAACATTTGATCTAATGGGTCATCATCACCTGGACAGTCCATGTACAAAACACAAGGCGACTGCACTACGGTAGCCACCGGATCAATGTCAAAACAGAGCAAtgttcaacattcaaccagcaaAAGCTCACAGCAATTTGAGTGGTCAGAGTTGTCCAATTAAAGCAGGTTTCAGCTTATAGCTCATCCATGCTGCAGCTGACGGGACCAACAGTCCCAATCACACCAACCATTAGCCGGCATCCTACAATGCAAATTGATACCAGCATTCCTATTTTGTTCATGACCAAGACCAAAACATAGGCTTGCTAACCAACTGAAACAAAGTATATTCTCACCATCCGGGATATCATACATAGCTATAAGCAAGGGTGGTTGTCCAAAACCAGTGTTTATCGCCGGATACAGACTCTGGTTTCATTCATGGACGCTGTGGTAGCATTGGCCCAAAAACAGGTATTCCACCCTCGGTTATAAGGGGCTTCGTTCCGACGTAGAAAATGAAAGATTCTCAAgaatttcctcttttgtttttttttcccttgaggATACAAGGATGCAAAGACACATCAACTTTCTGCTTCTTGCTTGAAGTATGCTTCCTCCGAAACCCAAATAATGGGAATACAGCTGtcttctgtgttttttttttccctgggaATGCTGATATGGCATTGTAGGCATTATGAACTTTCAGAAAAAGAAATTGCTGCCCCTCAATTTCTTCATCTAAATGAAGCCTGAAGTACCAGAGGGTGGATAAAATATGATTTTGAGTTTGTTCATCATAGAACCCCAACCTGCAATTCCCCGAAAGAAGAAGCAAAATGGCTAAATGACATACCTCCTCATGAAGCAGATCTACCATATCTTGCTGAATTTGCTTATTCATCTTACAGCATTCTGCACATACAATCACAAAAAGGGAGGAAATATGCTACAATGTCTAGACTCTGGCCGAACGGAATGGCTTTTCTTGCTTTGGCCAGCAACCGAAGGTGGGGAGGCCTTTCCATGGTCCACACAGTTCtaccaggtgggcctcatcatgaatgGATCACACCCCAAACACCTCTTCTATCAGAAGGTCTTGGCCATAATAATAGGTGGAATTTGAGAACCATTGGCTAGCCTGCCCATTTTCAGACCCACCAATCAGATCATTAAGGTTTTCAGAACCCACTGGATGAACAGTCCgtatcatcaggtggggcccaccagtatGGTTTCTGGGCAACGCAAAGAAACACTGCTCCTCCGTTCAGTATATCTCCACAAAAAAATTGGGCTACGGTAAAGGCTAACCTAGGTGAGATTGGCACAATTTTTAAGCACGTTGACATTAAACATGATTGGTGGTCCATCGGAAGCGTCATAATCTGCAAGAAACCGATCAAATCCATCTCGGAGAAAGCTGGACTGTACTCTGCCGGGGTCTTGGCAGCTGCTGCTCCGAATTGTTTCTCTTCTTCATGATTGATGAGACAGTAGGGCTCAAAAAGTCATTGCTCCTTGTCCTCTGAGATACCGCTGTCTGTGAAAACATTTTCCTTTCCTGGACTAGGCTACGCTGCATCTCCAAAGCCCCTCTATGTGCTGCTGTGTTCCTTTGAGCCGCACCCCAACGGCTGTAATTCACACAGCTCTGGCTCCTTCCAACTTGCTGAAACCTGCCCTCTCTAGGACTAGTGTAGTTCCTGCTCTCCATTGTTTCGGCCGAATACATTGTCTCTCCCTCACTGCTATAATCAGCTTGGAACCCATCTGCCTCGTTCTGTGATTCCAAAACCTCTAATGGGGACGAACAGGACTGGACCTCACTATGATCACCCGGAATAGATTCAACAGGAATACTATCAGCATCTGCATCAGGATTTGCTGATCCTGACGGGTCATCTCTTGATGGGTTCTGTAATTTGAGTTTCTCAACAACATTTCCGTCCAAGTTTGGGAGCAACTGCTTGATGGCCAATGGCAGGGTTGTGGCTCTGGGAACCCTCGGCGGGAAATTAATATCCAAAAGCTGGGACTGGGTGTTTTCCTTCCTCAGAATCGGTCCTGCTGTCAACCTCGGTGATTCATATATCTCTGGGGTTGGAATACCTTGCTCGTGGGTAGAAGGACGGAGATTAGCAAGCGGGTTTTCCTCATGGTAGACATTCGTTGCAGCATTACAGCTTGATCCAGGCTGATTCACGGGTCTTGAGATTATCTGCGATGATGCCGACTCATCGTCAATTTCCCCCTCCGCTGACTTGAAAACACGGCGCATGGTAAAGGAGGTGCAAGAATGCTCGCTCTTTTGTCCCGTAGACATCAATCGTTTAAGTGGTAATTTGGGCTTGCTAAGTTCATCCAAGCTGCCCTCCCAGTGTTGGTTTAACCAATCACAGATGATAGGAATGGGGATTCCAAATTGCATGGGAAGATCCTTCTTccatgatgacgatgatgatgatgaggtggaaGAAGATTTTGCAGTTGGGGATGAGGCTAGCTTCATGGGATCACAGACCATGAAGGCTAGATTGCCGTGAACATCAAAACCAGCAGATCCAGGGCTCCAGGTCACTCCATCAGTAGATAATTTAATGAGATTATCAGTGGCTATCACCACTTTTCCCTCGCCAACTGTCAGCTCCTTCTTCTCTGTGTGGCCAAGAAGATAGACTACACTGCCTAGATCTAAACCTGGATTGGAGCAGGTCTTTAAAAAATGGGGCTGCTGCCCCTGGGACATTGAGTCAGCATCCATGGTATCAAACCCCACTATTGTAAGATCAAGAACAGAACTGGTAATGAAAAACCTGCGATCAGGAAAAAAACGAGGAAAATCACCACAACATGTAATTCCATATAAATgataaaatcaaagaaaattaGTCACAGAATATTATGAATAGTTTCTATGGTTActctttttttccctttaaaaAAGAATAGAAACTGTTCACAGTTGAAGACAATAAAATGCCCATGTTCTTTTTAGATGTGCTTTATAGTTAGAACTCAGAAGTCTATCCGACTGCAAACTCCATCTTCACCAGCTTTCTCCCCTCCCTAACCTGCATAGTTCAAGTGTACAATACATGTTTCTATTATATGCAAACCtaagttgatgcaggacaattaaccagttgctctaaaagctcgaactgttagagtatggccaattaatccctttatctcatagcccaggccccacattgcatgggttaggacctcggccaaacccccctcgtgggccccaaatcacatgagtaccgcctcacacgggccgcccatcccgagtgtgtccccgcatcccacaggctaccccactcgagcccagtgtgaaaagcgcattaatcacccctggtgaggagtctcaaacacgagacctcctccgtgggcctcgcccaccccgagtgtgcccctgcatcccacaggcgaccccactcgagcccggtgtgaaaatgcccctgcattacaagtCATTGGTAAAAGCTCCACAGATTTACTAGGGAAAATGGAGGGAACTGCTTGCTCAGTGCCCTGCCTCTCATCTAATAAGTTGACGAAGTCAAAATACTTTGGAAAAGGTTGTTCAACTTCTTTGGCTTTTCCATAACcgagtacctttttttttttaatgagtaaGATGTAGTTTtactagaaagaaagaaaaatgcacTACAAAATACAAGGCGGAGGCTGAAGGCAGGGGCCCTACAGCTCAAAGATAAGAAGCAAACAGAAGCAGACAGTACACTAGCAGAAAGACAACATTTTCCCCTGTCAAAATTGGAAAAGCTATCTTTGAAAGCCCGAAACTTAGCTGATGCATCTGCCTGTCATTTGCTTCTCTACTAACGCATAAGGAATGAGACTTGGCAATTCAAGCACAAATCACAAGCTTCCTCGATCGACCCAGCAAGTCACTACAGACACACACATTTAGATGCGCAGCAGGTCTCCTGTAACTTACTGTCTAAATCTGAACTTGACAGTTATATTTTTGGACAAGGTCAAAATTCTCATAAtattttggatggtccaaatcatttATTCCCCTGAGCTACCCATGTTGATAAGcaaatttctaattttttcctaaaaaaaGGAAATTGTCCACTTAATACACGATTGCACTAAAATATTCACAAACATGGTCAAAGGCATATTCAAGTGATAAAAACCTTAGGGTAATTAAAAGCCCTACTGAGATTTTCAAGATTTAAGAAACAGGATTTCAGCTTCAGAACACATCTATGCATGATCAGATCAGCATGAAACTCAAGCATATGGCAAGCTAAAGTcaataaatttcaattttctaCTCTCAAATGTGAGTATTTTCATCTAATAAGAAAGAGAGTGTGAAGTGAGAATTGCATGCAGAAAGTTAGGAAGATCATTCCATTTGCATGTACTTCTCCTTTTCTAAATTGTATATAATAAATGATTGTCATGATAAGTGTTCAATTTTTACCATTGTTggatgcatacatgcatgcatttttCTCATTTGAACCCTACATCCAACATCAACCATCACAAGATGACAATTCCTTTCGTAGTGGATGATTATTCAATCTTGCAACTGGAATCAAGGAGGTATCAGAAAACTAAGGCGACATAATTCCTTCCTATTACGGTAAGGTTCGCCCTGTGCGGT containing:
- the LOC131239588 gene encoding uncharacterized protein LOC131239588, with protein sequence MGVLKESWCFCSGSGRSERMKGNIFSSKGPAMAAISGGTGFLIHRNLLLTTHINLPSVAAAEAADVRLQDHVAARLVPHRFFITSSVLDLTIVGFDTMDADSMSQGQQPHFLKTCSNPGLDLGSVVYLLGHTEKKELTVGEGKVVIATDNLIKLSTDGVTWSPGSAGFDVHGNLAFMVCDPMKLASSPTAKSSSTSSSSSSSWKKDLPMQFGIPIPIICDWLNQHWEGSLDELSKPKLPLKRLMSTGQKSEHSCTSFTMRRVFKSAEGEIDDESASSQIISRPVNQPGSSCNAATNVYHEENPLANLRPSTHEQGIPTPEIYESPRLTAGPILRKENTQSQLLDINFPPRVPRATTLPLAIKQLLPNLDGNVVEKLKLQNPSRDDPSGSANPDADADSIPVESIPGDHSEVQSCSSPLEVLESQNEADGFQADYSSEGETMYSAETMESRNYTSPREGRFQQVGRSQSCVNYSRWGAAQRNTAAHRGALEMQRSLVQERKMFSQTAVSQRTRSNDFLSPTVSSIMKKRNNSEQQLPRPRQSTVQLSPRWI